A stretch of DNA from Granulicella pectinivorans:
TCATCGACGCGACATCGAGCGTGTGTCCGCAGCAGACAAGGACACCGATGGGCCGTGTGCCGGAGCGCACGATACGCAGCGAGGTACGCGTGCCTGGGTCATCGATGTCGCTGCCGGTTTCGAAAGCCGTGTGGATCGCATCGTCGGTGACGCCGCAGACTCCGCTGCGGCAAAGCCTGAGATCGCGTGCGGTCCAGAGAGCGACACCCTCCACCTGCAGGTTGAAGCGGATGAGGTCCACCAGTTGCTGCTCGACGATGCCCATGCGGTCGAGGACGAGGACATGCTGGCTGAGTTCATAGAGCCGCTGCAGTCTCTGCTGATGGAGCTCGGACGCCTGCGCGTGGAGCGTGGCCTGGTTCGAGAGCCTGCTGACGAGAAGGGCCGCGGCCTCAAACGTCAGCAGCGAGACGAAGTCGTGGGAGTCGGAGATGGTGAACGCGAAGAGCGGATCGGTGAAGAAGAAGTCGAGACAGGCGGTCGAAAGGATGGAGACGATCCCGGCTTCGAGAAAGCCCCAGCGCAACGCGATGAGCACCACCAGGAAGAGGTGGATCGATGTGGCGGAAGCGAGGTTGAAGTGGAAGTGGAAGGCCAGCAGCGTGAGCAGAAGAGCCGCGACGCTGCCTGCGACGACCCTGCGCACGGACTTACGAATTTGTGTGGCAATCATGCCGGTTCGCCTGTATTCACTATAGCGATTCGGCCATAAGCAAACCGTTAAGAAGAGCCTTATGCCTGGTTGATGTCTTTTTCGTTTCACTGAAAGTGTCGGCTGTCTTCGACACGAGGTGAATCGCAATGAACGACCGCAGAGGCCTTTTTGGCATGGCATTATCCAACGCAGCAGCACGCATATCCCATCCAGAGGATTCGGCTGCATCGCACACCATCGGCAAACGCACACCGAAGAGAGTGCTGCCTGTTCTTCTCGGCTGCCTGCTCTTGGGTGCGACACTGACCGCGCACGCGCAGTCGACCTTCGGCAGCGTACGCGGCGCCGTGCAGGACCCGACCGGTGCGGCTATCCCCAACACGGAGCTGGTGCTGCACAGCGTGGACGACAACTCCGACCGCACGATCAGCGCAGACTCGTCCGGGGCTTTCATCTTCGAGAATGTGAAGGCCGGCAAGTACGTGATGCGCGCGCATCGCGAGGGCTTCGCCGATACCGTCGTCTCCGGCATCACCGTGGAAGCGCGTCAGGATCTTCGGCTTGGGGCGACGCTCTCGGTGGCCCAGCAGATGACGACGGTCGAGGTCTCGGGTGCGGCCGACCAGATTAACACCGAGAACGCCACGCTCGGCGACTCGAAGACCAACATCGAGATGACGCAGTTGCCGCTGAACAACCGCGCCACGACCACGAGCCCGCTGGGTGCGCTTGCTCTTTCGCCCAATGTGCAGACGGATAGCTCCGGCAACATCGCCCTGGGCGGCGCAAGTTCGTCGATGGTGAACTTCTCGGTCGATGGCATCTCCACTGCCAACGTACGGCAGAACGGCGCGCTGCAGGATGCGTATCCCTCGCAGGAAGGCATCGCAGGCGTGAAGGTCACGGCGTTCAACAACAGCGCGGAGTTTTCGCAGATCGGCGACGTGACGTTCACGACCAAGAACGGCACCAACGACTATCACGGCAGCGTGTTCGAGTACCTGCAGAACCAGGCGCTCGATGCCAACCCCTACGGCTTCACGAACAAGGCACCGAAGAAGTTCAACACCTTCGGCTTTTCGCTCAGCGGTCCCGTCAGCATGCCGCACCTGTACAACGGCAAGGATCGCACGTTCTTCTTTGCCGACTATGAGGGCAATCGCCGCTCGACGGCTGTGCTGCAGCAGTTCGTGGTGCCAACGGCCGCGGATCGCGCGGGCAACCTGGGAGATATCGGTGGACCCACGGTTGCGCCCTCGCAGATCAGCGCGACGGCGAAGGCCGTGCTTGCCTACTACCCGTTGCCGAACGTGCCCGGCGTGACCAACACCAGCGCGATCAACTACCAGAACTTCCAGGCCACACCGGCCCAGACCGACGGCGCGGATCTTCGCGTGGACCAGACCATTTCGTCGAAGATGTCGGCTTACGCACGCTTCAGCCGGAAGAACATCACCTCCAACTATGCCAACCCTTTTCTGCCGAATGACGTGGACTCGATTCACAATCGCAGCCTTCTGATCTCGCACACCTATTCCATTACTCCCCGGCTGCTGAACGAGTTTCGCTTCGGCTTCACGAACGTGACGACGGCGGTCAACTTCGGTATTCAGGGCTCGACCGCACTCAGCCAGCTCAATCTTACGGGCGTCGATATCAGCCAGCATCCGTTGACGCATGCCTTTCCCACCTTCAACTTCACCGCAGGTACACCCTTCACCGCGATCGGCCGCGATAAGGCCGGCATCACGCAATCGAAGACCACGCAGTTCAGCGACAACCTCACCTTTACGGTCGGCAGGCACACGTTGAAGGGCGGCGTCGACATCCGCCGTGTCCGCTACTTCGACCTCGAGAGCTTCGCTCCGCAGTTCGCTTCGGATGACTTCGGCGCCTTCGTCTTCCAGCCCAGCTTCGGCACGGGCCCCAACGATCACTTCACGGGCAATGCATTCGGCGACTTCCTTGAAGGCGCGCCGACCACGCTGAACTTCGCCGTCTCCAGCCCCGACGTGGGGGGCACCGCAACGCAGTTCAGCTTCTTCGCGCAGGACGAGTACCAGCTCAACAACCACCTGACCCTCAGCTACGGACTTCGCTGGCAAATTCTCCCGGGCTTCACGGAGGATGGCGGCAACCTTGCCAACTTCGATCAGAAGACCAACTCCATCGTCGTGCCGGATGCGCTTGCGTCGTATCTGAAGTCACAGAACCTGACCAGCTCCAACCTCGCGTTTCAGCAGTCGTTCAACGCCTGCAACCTCAACCAGACGGCGCAGCCCTGCACAAAGTACGTGACGGCCAGCCAGGATGGTCTGCCGCAGGGACTGCGCAACAGCTACAAGAAGAACTTCCAGCCGCGCATCTCGATTGCCTATCGCCCCTTCAACGATGTGAAGACGGTCGTGCGTGCGGGCTTCGGCATGTACACCATGACCAACCTCGGACCGCTCTCCTTCAACAACAGCGGTAACCCTACCTCGAACCTGCACATCTATACGAACAGCAATCTGGCCGGACCGAACACGCCTTCCATCGTCTTCCCGCAGACTTCGCCCGCCACGGCCGGCGGCCCGGTCTATGGCGGCGGCGGTCTCGACCAGGGCGTCGATCCGAACTTCCGCGACCCGCAATCGAACCAGTGGAACGTTACGCTCGAACGTGAGGTGACACACGCCACCTCCGTGCGCGCCAGCTACGTGGGCATGCACACGTATCGCCTCAGCGTGACCGAGGATCTGAACCAGATTGCGGCGAGCACGACCCCCTACGACTCCGGTGCGACCGCCGGTCTCTACGTGGACAGCCGCGCTCCGTACCAGAACTGGACCACGCTGCTGAGCACCTTCAACGCAGGCGAAGCAAACTACCGCGCGCTCGAGCTGCAGGCGACTCATCGGCTGGAACATGGCTTGTATGTCGATGCCAACTACACCTTCGCCAAGAACGAGGCCGACAACCAGGGCGACACGCCAAGCACGTATGCCGGCGAGGTCAACTACGGTCTGCCGGTCGCGGATCGCTTCCACATCCAGCGCAACCTCGGCAACGTGTCCGGCAATCGCCGCCACCGCATGCTGCTGACGGGCGTGTACCAGCTTCCGTTCGGCAAGGGACGCCAGTTCATGAACACGAACCGGCTGACGGATGCGGTGCTCGGAGGCTGGGACCTGACCACGATCACGATGCTCGAGACAGGCCCCTGGCTTACGCCGAGCATCGCCGGATCCGCCGATCAGTCGAACACCAACGTCGCCAACCGCAGCGCGCTGCTTCGTCCGGACGTGGTCTCCGCCAGCACTCCCAACGCGGTGAGCTACAAGGGCCTGTACTTCGCGCCCACTCCGGTTGGCGTGGGCCGGTTCGGCAATGCAGGGGTTGGCATCATCGAAGGGCCAGGCACCGCGGCGGTCAGCATGGGTGTTGCCAAGCGATTCGCACTGACCGAACGGATTCACGGACGCTTCGAGACCACCTTCACGAACGTACTCAACCACACCAACTTCGCACCGCCCGTCACCGCCATCGACAACTCGCAGTTCGGGCAGTTGACGAGCGCGCAGACGGCGGAGAGCGCAGGCAATCGTACGGGGCAGGCGGCTCTTCGCATCGACTTCTAAGCCGCCTCCCTCAACCATCAGCCGGAGGCGGGAAGATCAATCTTCTCGCCTCCTTTTTTCGTTGTACCGGCGCTGCCGCTTTCATGCGAGATCAGTGCGAGGACGCAGGACATGTACACCAAGAAGACGCGTGGCCCCCTTCCGGGAAGAACAGCTTCCGTCGTGGATAACTCCCATCGTATTCGCCGCAGGATAAGGGATCTTCGTGAGTCCGAACTGAGAAAGACAGGCTACGCGTGCGTGCAGGAAGATGCCACGCCGCGTTTCCTGCTGTTTCGGAGACTGCGCCTGCCTCGTAGGGCGAGCATGGATACCGGAGCGGAAGGGCAGCTCTGGTTCGTGCTGGGCACCTGGCTGCTTCTTGCCGCGTTCGTCGGTACGCTGGTCTTTGCAGCCCTTCACGTCAAGGGATGACGCCGGACAGCGGAGGCCGGCAACGCGCGGGGAAGGCGATGCCGTTGATGCTACCGGTGGAGATGAGCCAGATCGAGGAGGGTGCCGAAGGTCTGGACCAGGATGACGACGAGGACACCCAGAAGCGGAACCACGCAGAGGATCAGAGCAGCCACTCCGAACAACCTGCGCCCCGACCATGGGGAATCGGAGCGCACGTCAGGGACTTTCATGATCCCTCCTCTCGGTGGCCGGCGGATCCCGGTCGCCTTGTTACGGTGTGAGTTCGGTCGCGCTGGCGGCGCTGAGCTGGTGGATGGCATTCCACGTATTGGCGAAGGCGTTGACGGCGTCGTTGGTGGAGGAGCGGGCGTCGCGGAGGGCATCGAGATAGTCGATGAGGGCGAGGCCTCCGTGTTCGAAGGAGAAGCGCGCGATGTCGAGGACGTCCCTCGACTCGTCGAGGTAGTGGTCGCTGTACCGGAGGGAGAGTGCCTTGGCCCGGGTGTATCCGACCCAGGCCTGATCGACGTCGGAGACGACCTGATTGCGGGCGGCGGTCTCGGTGAAGCGTGAGGCGTCGGCCTGGTACTTCGCGGTTGCCTTGTTGCCCTGGTTGCGGTCGAAGAGACGCAGGGGAATGCTGACGGAGAAGCCGGCGGAGCTATAGGTGCCGCTGCGGTCGTATTCGCCTTCGAGGGTGGGGTCGGTGGTGCCGTTGGCGACGGCGAGGCGGACGTTTGCCGTGGCCGCACTGACGGCAGCGCGCGCGGCGGCATAGTCGGGACGGTGCAGGATGGCCTGCTGGATGAGGTC
This window harbors:
- a CDS encoding TonB-dependent receptor, with the protein product MALSNAAARISHPEDSAASHTIGKRTPKRVLPVLLGCLLLGATLTAHAQSTFGSVRGAVQDPTGAAIPNTELVLHSVDDNSDRTISADSSGAFIFENVKAGKYVMRAHREGFADTVVSGITVEARQDLRLGATLSVAQQMTTVEVSGAADQINTENATLGDSKTNIEMTQLPLNNRATTTSPLGALALSPNVQTDSSGNIALGGASSSMVNFSVDGISTANVRQNGALQDAYPSQEGIAGVKVTAFNNSAEFSQIGDVTFTTKNGTNDYHGSVFEYLQNQALDANPYGFTNKAPKKFNTFGFSLSGPVSMPHLYNGKDRTFFFADYEGNRRSTAVLQQFVVPTAADRAGNLGDIGGPTVAPSQISATAKAVLAYYPLPNVPGVTNTSAINYQNFQATPAQTDGADLRVDQTISSKMSAYARFSRKNITSNYANPFLPNDVDSIHNRSLLISHTYSITPRLLNEFRFGFTNVTTAVNFGIQGSTALSQLNLTGVDISQHPLTHAFPTFNFTAGTPFTAIGRDKAGITQSKTTQFSDNLTFTVGRHTLKGGVDIRRVRYFDLESFAPQFASDDFGAFVFQPSFGTGPNDHFTGNAFGDFLEGAPTTLNFAVSSPDVGGTATQFSFFAQDEYQLNNHLTLSYGLRWQILPGFTEDGGNLANFDQKTNSIVVPDALASYLKSQNLTSSNLAFQQSFNACNLNQTAQPCTKYVTASQDGLPQGLRNSYKKNFQPRISIAYRPFNDVKTVVRAGFGMYTMTNLGPLSFNNSGNPTSNLHIYTNSNLAGPNTPSIVFPQTSPATAGGPVYGGGGLDQGVDPNFRDPQSNQWNVTLEREVTHATSVRASYVGMHTYRLSVTEDLNQIAASTTPYDSGATAGLYVDSRAPYQNWTTLLSTFNAGEANYRALELQATHRLEHGLYVDANYTFAKNEADNQGDTPSTYAGEVNYGLPVADRFHIQRNLGNVSGNRRHRMLLTGVYQLPFGKGRQFMNTNRLTDAVLGGWDLTTITMLETGPWLTPSIAGSADQSNTNVANRSALLRPDVVSASTPNAVSYKGLYFAPTPVGVGRFGNAGVGIIEGPGTAAVSMGVAKRFALTERIHGRFETTFTNVLNHTNFAPPVTAIDNSQFGQLTSAQTAESAGNRTGQAALRIDF